In Uranotaenia lowii strain MFRU-FL chromosome 2, ASM2978415v1, whole genome shotgun sequence, one genomic interval encodes:
- the LOC129744196 gene encoding uncharacterized protein LOC129744196 isoform X2, producing MYFTDGSLIEESTGFGVFNETTSASYNLQSPCSVYIAELAAIHWALDSIASRPVGHYYIVTDSLSSVDAIRSIRPGKHSPFFLEKIRDTLSALTRRRFPITFVWVPSHCSIVGNEKADSLAKVGATEGDTYPREIVFNEFYFLVRGNSLVNWQRKWDEDEDGRWLHSIIPKLRPRLP from the exons atgtactttaccgatgggtctctaattgaggaatcaacgggattcggagtgttcaacgaaacaaCTAGCGCCTCTTATAACCTCCAGTCtccatgctctgtgtatatagcagagttagctgctattcaCTGGGCCTTGGACAGCATCGCCTCACGGCCTGTTGGGCACTACtacattgtaacggatagtctaagCTCAGTTGACGCAATACGATCAAtacgaccgggaaagcactcgccgttcttcctagagaagatacgggatactttgagtgctttaacaagacgtcgctttcccattacctttgtttgggttccctctcattgctcgatagtgggcaatgagaaggcagactctctggcaaaggtgggggcgacggaaggcgacacgtatccacgtgaaatcgtcttcaacgaattctacttcttggtacgagggaactctcttgtcaactggcagcgcaaatgggacgaggatgaggatggtcggtggctccactcgattatcccaaag ttgcggccaaggttaccatga
- the LOC129744196 gene encoding uncharacterized protein LOC129744196 isoform X1, with the protein MYFTDGSLIEESTGFGVFNETTSASYNLQSPCSVYIAELAAIHWALDSIASRPVGHYYIVTDSLSSVDAIRSIRPGKHSPFFLEKIRDTLSALTRRRFPITFVWVPSHCSIVGNEKADSLAKVGATEGDTYPREIVFNEFYFLVRGNSLVNWQRKWDEDEDGRWLHSIIPKTRYSIVLTLLAAICVVAAKVTMTSSILFGRVRSILSPERI; encoded by the exons atgtactttaccgatgggtctctaattgaggaatcaacgggattcggagtgttcaacgaaacaaCTAGCGCCTCTTATAACCTCCAGTCtccatgctctgtgtatatagcagagttagctgctattcaCTGGGCCTTGGACAGCATCGCCTCACGGCCTGTTGGGCACTACtacattgtaacggatagtctaagCTCAGTTGACGCAATACGATCAAtacgaccgggaaagcactcgccgttcttcctagagaagatacgggatactttgagtgctttaacaagacgtcgctttcccattacctttgtttgggttccctctcattgctcgatagtgggcaatgagaaggcagactctctggcaaaggtgggggcgacggaaggcgacacgtatccacgtgaaatcgtcttcaacgaattctacttcttggtacgagggaactctcttgtcaactggcagcgcaaatgggacgaggatgaggatggtcggtggctccactcgattatcccaaag acgcggtactctatcgttttgacattgctggcagcaatttgtgtagttgcggccaaggttaccatgacatcgagcatattgtttggtcgtgtgaggtccatcttgtcgccagaacgaatttaa